From the genome of Vitis riparia cultivar Riparia Gloire de Montpellier isolate 1030 chromosome 2, EGFV_Vit.rip_1.0, whole genome shotgun sequence, one region includes:
- the LOC117927782 gene encoding beta-carotene hydroxylase 2, chloroplastic-like, with the protein MATGISASLNSMSCRLGRNSFTATGPSSVISLSSFLTPVTHLKGNIFPLQRRRSLKVCLVLEKKIEDGIEIEDDSPESSESSNRASERLARKKAERYTYLVAAMMSSLGITSMAIVAVYYRFSWQMEGGEIPVLEMLGTFALSVGAAVGMEFWARWAHKALWHASLWHMHESHHRPREGPFELNDVFAIINAVPAISLLSYGLFNKGLVPGLCFGAGLGITVFGMAYMFVHDGLVHRRFPVGPIANVPYLRKVASAHQLHHSDKFNGVPYGLFLGPMELEEVGGMEELEKEINRRIKSSDSS; encoded by the exons ATGGCGACAGGAATTTCGGCTTCTTTAAACTCCATGTCCTGCCGTTTGGGCCGGAATAGTTTCACAGCCACCGGACCCAGCTCGGTGATAAGTTTGTCGTCTTTCTTAACTCCGGTGACCCACTTGAAGGGGAATATTTTTCCTCTACAGAGAAGGAGGAGCTTGAAGGTGTGCTTGGTCCTGGAGAAGAAAATTGAAGATGGTATTGAAATTGAGGACGACAGTCCAGAAAGCTCGGAAAGCTCGAACAGGGCCTCGGAGAGACTAGCGAGGAAGAAAGCGGAAAGATACACTTATCTTGTTGCTGCTATGATGTCTAGCCTCGGCATCACTTCAATGGCTATCGTTGCTGTCTACTACAGATTTTCTTGGCAAATGGAG GGCGGAGAAATCCCAGTTCTGGAAATGTTGGGTACATTTGCTCTTTCTGTGGGAGCTGCT GTGGGGATGGAGTTTTGGGCGCGGTGGGCTCACAAAGCGCTCTGGCATGCTTCACTGTGGCATATGCACGAG TCTCACCATCGACCCAGAGAAGGTCCTTTCGAGCTCAACGATGTGTTTGCCATCATCAATGCCGTCCCGGCAATATCTCTGCTCTCCTATGGCCTCTTCAACAAAGGCCTCGTCCCAGGTCTCTGTTTCGGAGCT GGACTAGGAATAACAGTGTTTGGCATGGCCTACATGTTTGTCCACGACGGCCTTGTCCACCGTCGATTCCCTGTAGGACCCATCGCCAACGTCCCTTATCTACGAAAAGTAGCTTCGGCCCACCAA CTTCATCACTCTGACAAATTTAATGGAGTTCCATACGGGCTGTTCTTGGGACCCATG GAGCTGGAAGAGGTGGGAGGCATGGAAGAGTTGGAAAAGGAGATCAATAGAAGAATTAAATCATCTGACTCTTCATGA
- the LOC117928226 gene encoding uncharacterized protein LOC117928226 encodes MAAPIRVSGQTPRPIAGLALSSLPMKTACQLKQNRAMTRQQGISIKSVKKNKTKFRGLCLAVQRRSNSYFGLSGPFPSETIEQFYTCINDKNLKQLAKLVSDDCCFNDLSFPQPFKGKKEVLRFFEELTAVMGKNVKFRILHVCEGDGLTAAIDWHLEWQGKQIPFTRGCSFYECAEEGKSLIIKEAKIVIESPIKPGPFALTLLKIVTTLFDDFPKATERFLKGPDAILEILLKIYKTFLRPFINPLLGLCINLWKFWARLLAFAFNIIHYILKIFFK; translated from the exons ATGGCTGCTCCTATTCGAGTTTCAGGGCAAACACCCAGACCCATTGCAGGACTTGCCCTCAGCTCCTTGCCCATGAAAACAGCATGTCAGCTTAAGCAGAATAGAGCGATGACAAGGCAGCAGGGCATCTCTATAAAAAgcgtgaaaaaaaataaaacaaaatttcgTGGCCTCTGTTTGGCTGTGCAGAGGAGAAGCAATTCCTATTTCGGATTAAGTGGCCCCTTTCCATCAGAAACAATTGAACAATTCTACACCTGTATCAATGACAAGAACTTGAAGCAACTAGCGAAGCTCGTGTCAGATGACTGCTGCTTCAATGACTTATCGTTTCCCCAACCATTCAAAGGGAAAAAG GAGGTTCTGCGTTTTTTTGAAGAACTTACTGCAGTCATGGGAAAAAATGTGAAGTTCAGGATACTTCATGTTTGTGAAGGAGATGGTCTTACAGCTGCAATAGACTGGCATTTAG AATGGCAAGGAAAGCAGATTCCATTCACAAGAGGATGCAGCTTCTATGAATGTGCAGAAGAAGGCAAAAGTCTAATTATAAA GGAAGCGAAAATTGTGATCGAGTCACCAATCAAACCAGGACCCTTTGCGCTG ACCCTGCTGAAGATAGTGACTACACTATTTGATGATTTCCCAAAGGCTACAGAGA GGTTTCTAAAGGGTCCTGATGCTATACTAGAGATATTACTCAAGATTTACAAAACATTTTTGCGGCCTTTTATTAATCCACTTCTTGGATTATGCATCAACCTATGGAAATTTTGGGCTCGATTGCTTGCCTTTGCATTCAACATTATTCActatattttaaagattttcttcAAATAG